In Novosphingobium sp. IK01, a genomic segment contains:
- a CDS encoding helix-turn-helix domain-containing protein: protein MAAKKQKDSSADLRTNEKKWTKPLMDAGWTALPSVIIENQRQLMLSPLDLNIIVYLASKWWTAEGKPFPSKTTMAKAMDVHPRTIQKHIAALEGAGYIRREERRTETGSRTNIYHLDGLIKAVAPFAVEKLAEIKDKAELAKRRQNRAGAPKLRLVQDDDE, encoded by the coding sequence ATGGCTGCGAAAAAGCAAAAGGACAGCAGCGCCGATCTGCGAACGAATGAGAAGAAGTGGACCAAGCCGCTGATGGATGCGGGCTGGACTGCATTGCCGAGCGTCATCATCGAAAATCAGCGCCAGCTCATGCTGTCGCCGCTCGATCTCAACATCATCGTGTATCTGGCGAGCAAATGGTGGACGGCGGAGGGCAAGCCCTTTCCGTCCAAGACCACGATGGCGAAGGCGATGGACGTTCATCCGCGCACGATCCAGAAGCACATCGCTGCGCTGGAGGGGGCAGGGTATATCCGTCGCGAGGAGCGGCGGACCGAAACCGGCAGCCGCACCAACATCTACCATCTCGATGGGCTGATTAAGGCAGTAGCGCCGTTCGCGGTCGAGAAGCTGGCTGAGATCAAGGACAAGGCCGAGTTGGCGAAGCGCCGTCAGAACCGGGCCGGGGCGCCTAAGCTGCGTCTGGTACAGGATGACGACGAGTGA
- a CDS encoding helix-turn-helix transcriptional regulator, translated as MLGEALRLIRVYHDLKQKQAAERLEVSTSYLSEIERGLKTPTLDIIQRYATVFDMPVSSIMFFSENLDQKSTLDQARTFVAGKVVSLLQFLEARSGRTHAE; from the coding sequence ATGTTGGGTGAAGCTCTTCGCTTGATCCGAGTCTATCACGACCTCAAGCAGAAGCAGGCGGCTGAGCGGTTGGAGGTTTCGACGTCGTATCTGTCGGAAATCGAACGCGGCCTGAAGACGCCCACGCTGGACATCATCCAGCGCTATGCCACTGTCTTCGACATGCCTGTCTCGTCGATCATGTTCTTTTCGGAGAACCTCGATCAGAAGAGCACGCTCGACCAGGCACGGACCTTTGTCGCTGGCAAGGTGGTGAGCCTGCTTCAATTCCTCGAGGCTCGGTCCGGTCGGACCCATGCCGAATAA
- a CDS encoding thermonuclease family protein → MGATFLIVATYAISQNKQSLVEVSKTRLSSPSPGIIDGDTIDFPNGRVRVVGIDAPDDDLPQLKAISSEALRGLALRDGGMDCSVSMFDYALRREKQCRTDPKSYGRLNLACRFPANKASVGATMVAQGYAVDYRIFSGGAYVELMQKAAAQRAGLWGVDYEGMRQLAVRRAQVPQGCSTGTIKK, encoded by the coding sequence ATGGGGGCGACGTTCCTGATCGTGGCAACCTATGCAATCTCGCAGAACAAGCAGTCGCTCGTCGAAGTCTCGAAAACAAGATTGTCTTCGCCAAGTCCCGGGATCATCGATGGGGATACGATTGATTTTCCCAATGGACGGGTTCGCGTCGTCGGCATCGATGCGCCCGATGATGATCTGCCACAGCTAAAGGCCATCTCCAGCGAGGCGTTGCGCGGGCTGGCGCTCCGGGACGGCGGAATGGACTGCTCGGTGTCTATGTTTGACTATGCGCTGCGGCGGGAGAAGCAGTGCCGCACCGATCCGAAAAGCTACGGGCGGTTGAATCTGGCGTGTCGTTTTCCCGCCAATAAGGCGAGCGTGGGGGCAACGATGGTCGCCCAAGGCTATGCCGTCGACTACCGCATTTTCTCCGGTGGAGCCTATGTCGAGCTGATGCAGAAGGCGGCAGCGCAGCGGGCAGGATTATGGGGCGTGGACTATGAGGGAATGCGTCAGCTTGCTGTTCGCAGGGCGCAGGTGCCGCAGGGATGTAGCACAGGGACGATCAAGAAATAG
- a CDS encoding reverse transcriptase family protein: MPNKTVIPLNQSQLYKLTSPRRLADVLGLAEAELRAMATGPDRYRQFEIEKKSGGKRPVEDPVAPLKRVQGRIAKMLARIEPPSFLFCPVKGRCYVSNAARHRGNRVVHCLDIKKFFPNTPRVRVIAFFQSIMGCRADVAGILGDLCTFEGHLPTGSPLSPILAYYSYHDMWAEIAAFCTAKGYTLTVYVDDVTISGAKVPVADVWHVRRMIHRTGLRYHKLKHYVDRPAEITGVVVRDGKVVVPNRQRLKHRKTRLALQQPGSGDQRLKGRLSGLAGQMRQIDSMNEPG; this comes from the coding sequence ATGCCGAATAAGACGGTCATCCCGCTCAATCAGTCGCAGCTCTATAAGCTCACGAGTCCGCGCCGCCTCGCTGACGTGCTCGGCCTTGCAGAAGCTGAGCTGCGGGCAATGGCGACCGGGCCGGATCGGTATCGGCAGTTTGAGATTGAGAAGAAGAGTGGCGGAAAACGTCCGGTTGAAGATCCGGTCGCGCCGCTCAAGCGTGTACAGGGCCGTATCGCCAAGATGCTGGCGCGGATCGAGCCGCCATCTTTTCTGTTCTGCCCGGTGAAGGGACGATGCTACGTCAGCAATGCCGCGCGCCATCGCGGCAACCGCGTCGTTCACTGCCTCGACATCAAGAAGTTCTTCCCCAACACGCCCCGTGTGCGGGTGATCGCGTTCTTCCAAAGCATCATGGGATGCCGCGCCGACGTTGCCGGCATTCTTGGTGATCTTTGCACGTTCGAGGGTCATTTGCCGACGGGCAGTCCCCTCAGCCCGATCCTGGCATATTATAGCTATCACGATATGTGGGCCGAGATCGCGGCGTTCTGCACGGCCAAGGGCTACACGCTGACGGTCTATGTCGATGACGTGACAATTTCCGGCGCGAAAGTGCCCGTAGCAGATGTTTGGCATGTGCGGCGCATGATCCACCGGACAGGGCTGCGCTATCACAAGCTCAAGCACTATGTGGATCGGCCAGCGGAGATCACGGGTGTCGTCGTTCGCGACGGGAAGGTCGTCGTGCCCAATCGCCAGCGCCTGAAGCACCGTAAGACGAGGTTGGCCCTCCAGCAGCCCGGCAGCGGCGATCAACGCCTGAAGGGCCGTCTGAGCGGCTTGGCGGGTCAAATGCGCCAGATAGATAGCATGAACGAACCAGGTTGA
- a CDS encoding type II toxin-antitoxin system PemK/MazF family toxin, which translates to MNAHIQDPPPKVEPRVTAAPSIRQLYWCDFPQDAQLPEFWKRRPVIIVSFKNTLHGAVTVVPCSTAAQPGNKWAFPLQTTIDGRAAFAICDKLTTVAVSRLIPDKGGIMRMPVGEFDDMLRLVLAWLPVPSTPPSPPQGVPPTPTGSGA; encoded by the coding sequence GTGAACGCGCATATCCAAGATCCACCCCCGAAAGTGGAACCGAGGGTTACGGCCGCGCCAAGCATCCGTCAGCTCTACTGGTGTGACTTTCCGCAAGACGCCCAGCTCCCGGAGTTCTGGAAGCGGCGCCCCGTCATCATCGTGTCGTTCAAGAACACGCTGCATGGCGCGGTCACGGTGGTGCCCTGCTCGACGGCAGCGCAGCCAGGAAACAAGTGGGCCTTTCCGCTGCAGACCACGATTGACGGTCGGGCGGCGTTCGCGATCTGCGACAAGCTGACGACCGTGGCGGTGAGCCGGCTAATCCCTGACAAAGGCGGCATCATGCGAATGCCGGTCGGGGAGTTCGACGACATGCTGCGCCTTGTGTTGGCCTGGCTGCCGGTGCCCTCGACGCCCCCGTCGCCGCCTCAGGGGGTGCCGCCTACGCCCACCGGTTCCGGCGCGTAA